Genomic window (Cellulosilyticum lentocellum DSM 5427):
TCATCTTTACATATAAACTAACTTACTCTGTATTTTTACAATTCACTCTTCATAGCTTCTTTCCTACTAACAACTATCTCTAATAATACTAATTATAATCTTACATAAAAATAAGACCAATTCTAAGGTTGCTCAATCTTATGATTCCATATCATTATTGAATTCGTTTAAATCCTAGATAACGTGTTCCTTGAAAAGTAAGTTTTCCTTTGTCTTGTTCAATAAGCATACCATATTCTGTTCCCTGTACCTTTAATTCCATACGGTCACCACTATCAACCTCAAAAGTAATATAATATGTGGTCGACGATGAATTATGCATATTGTCATGATGATGATGGCTAAGATTAGTACGCTTTGCTACAACCACTGCATCCACAGAAAGCACGGGGGAATCGTTATTCTTTTTCCATTGTTTAGCGGAACTTATTAAAGCAAAGATAATAGTTCCAAATACTAATACGAAGACTAAAAATATAAATATAGGAACAATAGTAAACATTGCATTATCAAATGGCGAAAACATCATTAACTTACCTCCGAAACATAGCTCTTTTTATTTAAGTATACACTTTTTTCAATATAAAATCTTTATTTAGTACAATAATTATCTCATGAATAGAATTTTAAACAAAGAACAAGACTACTCCGAAAGTTATCCGTAAAGATATTATCACTCTAATCCTCTCACATTAAATAACCTCTAAATATCCTTTTAGAAAAATGATTCTAAAATTTCTTGTAGTATTATTTTCAGGTAATTCTTCCATTAATAGTAATCGAGCACTATCCATGCTGTTTCTATCACATGCACCAAATATTTTATAATTACATTGTCTTTCTCTAAGCGTCATATGATTTGCACCACTATATTAATATATTATTTATAAACAAAATAACTTTATATTTTTTATTCATAGCATTTCTCCTTTAAACTACCTGACGGTATAAAATAGTATACCATTCCTTTAAATAACCTCTTTGCCTCTTTAGATAAAAAAGAAGGAGGCCTGATTCTATCCAGCCTTACCCCTTAGTTTTGCTTCATATTCAATTCTTGTATCTATTTCATTTTTACTCATATATCCTGTTCTTGTTGGTATGCTCTTTGGTGGACAAGCTATGATATCATCTTCTTTCCATTCTTTTCTGTACTCATTAATAGTATAATAAACTGGAATTTGCATCTCACTACAAAGTTATTTCATATTCAAGATAATCTCCTGAAAATGAAGAATCACCATTATTATCTCTTCTTTGAACGAGCTGAAATCCTACACTTTCATAATTGTGAGGTGCGATTAAATTACTATTTGTTCCCACAATTATTTTTTGGAGATTTTCATATTTCATAATTCTATCAATAGCCTCACTAAGTTGTCTCTTCCCATATCCTCTACCTTTATATTTAGATGCAATGCAGTTATGACCAATTTCCACATACTCTGGCATGTTCCTTGGGTCCCATGAAATATGTCCAATTGGTGTATCCTCTAATACCGTTATAAAACCGTATTTATCAGCAATATTTAAATTATCGAAGAAAAAATTATCAAATTCTATCCAATCTTGTTCAAAGCATTTTCTATACCTATCATCAAATGAATAGCCGTCTAATAACAATTTGTACAGTATTCCTCTATCAAATTCACTTATTTTTTTAAATGCCAGGTTCATATCTAAGACCTCCAAAATTCTAATTTAACTAATTCTATTACATATAAAAATTTTCATTTTAGGCATTTTATGTCTCTTGTTGAGGGCTCGCGGTCTTTAGCATAAGTTTTTATTTTAGTCTAATTAATAAGGGTATTATATTCTCTTGTTTCATTTGCATTAATATCACCGTAGTAAGCATCATCGATAAATATTTTTTATTTTCTTAGGCTATCAGAATATGTATTCTTTCTTGAAATTTTAATCATGCAAATTCACCCATTATATAAATAATCTTTATCAAATAAATTATCTAGTTATTCTACCAAGTGCTATCTTAACAATTAAGTTAAACGCCTATATTACCAATCCATCCTGATACTATCTCTCACCTGCAAGTAATAAATGATGTACTAGCTATTCTTTTTAATATATATCTTCAAGGCCTTAATTCCTAATAGGCACAACCTAATAATAAAAACAACTAACACTAATAGAATAACTGTACTAATTCCTTGTAATAACAAATCCCAAACAAGTGAGTTGTCATACCCTATTACACGCCCTACTTCATCCATATATATTCCTCTTTTCTTTAAGAAACCATTACCCATCTTTTTAGCTCTTATCTCCCTCCTGCAAATTATAAGAGGTTTAAAAGTTATTATTCATTGTTATTAATTATATTAACCTTAAGATTAGGCCTACTACAATTAGTCCGTTCGCAATAAACCACTACCACTCCTTTACACTACTATCTTCAACCTGCAAGTTGCACCCCTGAAAAACACGGGCACATTATCTTCATCAAGCCTCAGCTCTGGATAATCCTTAAACGACTTAAAATGATGTCCTTGAAGGTGTTCAATCGTAAGTATCTTTCACTTGCTCCAACACTTCTCACAATAAGATTGTTCTTTTACTTTTCTATTCCATAGTTTCTGCCAAGCATATGATAAGTAAAATTTGCGTTTCTCAAGTGAAATATTTCTGTTATATAAAGTTTTAGCTGTACAAGTATAGGTTGTGTAATATTATATTACTCTTGTTTCTATATTCTTTGCTTTTAATGCACTAATGCTTTTATACATATAACCGCTTTTTAACTTTATTATATTCTGATTATTTTATATGTTCAACAAAAGCTATTTCCCTTCTTAGTTAAGAAGCTCTAATTGGAAGTGTTAATGACTTAAATTTACCTCGTATTAGCTTTTACTACCTCATTTAACAACTTTACTTTCCTTTGTGTCTTAGTTTCACTTTGTGATACCTACTCATTTCTGCTTTTAAATTAGTAAATTTGGTACGTGGAATGAGGTCTTTTTAAGGCCTTTATGCGGCAAATCTGAAGTTATGAGGCCTTTATAACAAATTGGTGAATAGGGTATTAAGGAAGAAAAATGGCAAAAAAAATAGACCTAAGACATTTCATCTTAGATCTTAATTTACTGAGGTAAATAGCTTCTGTTTATACACCATTTTTTCTTTATTTTAAATGCATTTTTCATAACATCTTAATTGGCTTAATGCCTTGAGCTTCAACCATTCAATTACATTTCATCCAAATTAAATGGTGTTACTTGATATACATAGTAATTTAGCCAATTAGAGAATAAGGTATAAGCATGTGAGCGCCAACGCACCACTACACCTTTTTCCATTTGATCTTCCTTATAATAATGTTTTGGCATTTCAATAGGGAGATTTTTACTTAAATCTCTCTTATATTCCTGTTCTAAAGTAAGTGGGTCATACTCTGCATGACCAGTAATAAAAATATGTTTACCATCTTTAGAAGTAACAACGCCTACCCCTGCTTCTTCGGAATAAAGTAATAACTTAAGTTCCTCGCATTTAGTAATGTCCTCTAGCTTTACTTCACTATGTCTTGAATGGGGAATATATACGTAATCATCTAACCCCTGGAGTAATTTTTCATCCTCTACTTGAGTATGTTCAAATATACCAAATAGCTTTTCATCTAGGGCATATTTAGGAATGCCATAATGATAATACAGGCCTGCTTGAGCTCCCCAACAAATATGGAAAGTAGATGTGACATGCTTTTTACTCCATTCCATCATCTCTGAAAGTTCGCTCCAATAATTGACTTCTTCAAAATCCATCTGTTCTACTGGTGCACCTGTTATAATCATACCATCATAATTAGAGTTTTTAATTTCATCAAAGGTTTTATAAAAGGTCTCTAAATACTCACTAGGTGTATTCTTACTTTCGTGAGAAATTGGCCTTACCAAAGTAATATCTATTTGTAAGGGTGAATTACTTAGTAATCTTAAAAGCTGTACCTCTGTCTCTTGCTTAGTGGGCATAAGATTTAAAATAGCAATTTTAAGCTCCCTAATATCTTGAGAGATTGCTCTTGTTTCATCCATCACAAATATGTCTTCTTTTTGTAGTATTTCTATTGCAGGTAATGTGTTCGGTACCTTAATTGGCAATTTAACTACTCCTCCCCATTTGGCCTTTTAGTTAGTATGAGCTAGACTTTCATTAAACTCCTTGAGTTTACACATATCTCCCTCTTCCCATAAGGTCCAAAATATCTCATAAATTTCATTCATATCTTTTTTATTTTTCTTGGCACCCATTGCCTGAATGGTACTAAAAATATCTCCAATCAAGTTAGATTCTTCTTGGAAGGATTCTTGACATTTAAGTACCTCTTCACGTATCTCTGCCATTTCTTGATCTAGTAAAAAAGCGGCTTCTGCTGCTTTATTAAGTCTTTCTTGAATATTCTTTGGCATATTTTGTTTATATTTATAACGTAAGGAATGTTCAATAGTTGCCCAGAAATTCATAGCTAAAGTACGAATTTGGATTTCTGCAAAAATCCATTTTTCTCCATGCCCCGTCTGGACAGGGTATTTAATAATCATATGATAACTTCTATACCCACTGGATTTAGTATTGGTAATATAATCTCTTTCTTCTACTACCACTAAATCCTTACGATCTCTTGCTTTGATAATATCAATAACCTTATAAATATCCTCTACGAACTGACACATAATACGAATGCCCGCAATATCTTCTATCTTTTCTTCTATTTCCTCAAGAGGAATATTTTTCTTTTGTGCCTTCTCTAATATACTTGAAATCTTTTTAACACGACCTGTTACAAACTCTATAGGAGAGTATTCATCTAGTGCTATAAACTCTTTACGAATACTTTTAAATTTTACTTTTAATTCATCTACAGCTTGATTGTAAGGTAGTAGGACGCGCTTCCAATTCTGCATTTCCATAAGTAATCACTCACCTCCACGTTAAGTCCCCTAATCATCTTATTATATCTAATTCTGCCTACTTCCTCAACTTAAATTGTTCGCCTGTTTTTTCAGATTCTCTACATATTTTAGGGTCTTGTCTCATAAATTGTACTAGTTATCATTTTACTGCCACTCTCCTTAAGTACACACACTGAGGGAGAACTTAGAAAGGAGAGCTTATGAGCAAAAAATCTTTAGTTACTGGTACTTTAATTTTAACCCTAGCTAGTTTAATCACCCGTTTACTTGGCTTCGGCTTTCGTATTTATCAATCTCAAGTTATGGGAGCCGAAGGGATGGGGCTTTATCAACTTTTATTTCCTATTTACATGCTTTTATGGGCAGCTTCTTCTGCTGGTATTGCCATGGCTATTGCCAAAATGGTAGCTGCCGAAGTTTCTAAAGGCGCTGAAGGTAATGCTATTCGCGTTTTAAAGATCTCACTGGTTATTTCATTACCTCTAAGCTTCGTTTTATCTACCTCACTCTTTTGCTTTGCGCCTTTTATCGCACGCTATTATATTCAAGAGCCAGTTACAGAGCTTTCTCTTCGTATATTAGCTGCTTGTGTGCCCTTTATGTCCACAGCTTGTTGTCTTCGCGGTTATTTTCAAGGACATCAAGAAATGTCCATTACAGCCCTTGCCCAAATTGTAGAACAAGTAGGACGTATGCTCATTATTTATCTCCTAGCTGGGCTTATGGTGCCTATGGGTATTACCTACATATGTGCTTTAGGCGTTATTGGTATGTGTACAGGCGAAGTTTTCTCATTTATGATGTCTTATATTGCTTTTCGTATAAAAAAACGTCATCTCACACTTACACCTGCTACTTTACCTAAAAAAGAAGCCTTTAATAAGCTTATGGCACTTTCAATTCCTGTTACTGCTAATCGCTTTTTAACTTCAGGGCTTCAATCCTTTGAAAATATATTAATTCCTATTACACTAGGACAATATGGCTTAAGTTCAAGTGCTGCCTTAGGCTTATATGGTCAATTTAGTGGCATGGCCTTGCCTCTACTTTTCTTTCCTTCTATGGTCACTTCCTCACTGGCCACAGCTTTGGTACCTGCTATCTCAGAAGCAGTTGCAATGAAAAATAAAGCACTACTTCAGCGAACTATGTCTAAGGCCATTCAGTTTTCTGCTTTAATTGGTATTGGTGCTACTGCTTTGTTTTTAACCTTGCCCTATGAAATTGCTATCACCTGCTATGGTATGAAAGAAGTAGGTCAGCTCTTAAAGTGGCTAGCTATTATTTGTCCTTTCCTTTATCTTCAAAATATCCTGACAGGCGCTATGAACGGTTTAGGCATGCAGAAACAAACCTTTAAAACCAATGTGATGGGCTCTCTCATTTGTATTGCGCTTATTTTACTAATGGTACCCAGACGCGGCATTATTGGTTTTGTCATTGCTATGCTTATTCAATCTGGTTTTGTTTGCTCCATGCTTTTATCTTATGTTTTAAAAAATATTGATTTACCTGTAGATATACGAAACTGGATTATTCGTCCTAGCTTAGCAGGTATTCTTTGTAGCCTTATTACCCTTACTATTAACAAGCTCTATCTCATTAAACTTTTTTCTTCATCTGTTAGTACCATTTTAGCAGTGCTCATATTAGGTGGTTCTTATACACTTATTCTCTTTTTTATAGGTTGTTTATCCATTAAAGATGTAAAAAGCTTCTTGGGCTCTAGATAGAGCCCTTTCTTTCTGCCATTAGCTTCTTTATTTCCTTTTCATAACCTTCTTGGGTTGGATGATAATAAGAGATTCCTAAAAGGGCATCGGGTAAATACTGCTGCTCTACATAGTGATGTGGATAATCATGAGCATATAAATAATCCTGACCATGATTAAGTTCTTTAGCACCACTGTAATGACTATCTCTTAAATGGCTAGGTACAGTGCCAATTTCTCTATGTTCGACATCACTTAAAGCAGCATTGATAGCCATATAGCTTGCATTACTTTTGGGGGCTGCAGCTACATATAAAGCTGCTTGACTTAAAATAATTCTTCCTTCTGGCATACCAATTCTTTCTATAGCTAACATAGCCTGTGTAGCTACGGTAAGAGCCTGTGGATCAGCATTGCCTACATCTTCACTGGCACAAATCACAATGCGTCTTGCTATAAACTTAGGATCCTCACCTGCTGCAATCATTCTTGCTAAATAGTGAGCTGTAGCCTGAGGGTCACTTCCTCTCATGCTTTTAATGAAAGCTGAAATCACATCATAATGATTATCCCCTTTTTTATCATAATGAAGGGCTTTTTTCTGTACACATTCTTCCAGCACTGATATAGTAATATGGATTATCCCATCTTCACTTCTTGAAGTAGTCATAACTGCTAGCTCAATAGCATTTAAAGCGTTCCTTGCATCTCCTGCCGTGCGCATTGCTAAATAATCTAACGCGTCTTCTGTCACATCAGCTTTATAAGCACCTAAACCTCTTTCTTTATTATAAACAGCTTCTTTAATAATCTTTTTTACATCGTCTGTTTCTAAGGGTTTAAGTTCAAATACTAAAGAACGAGAAATGAGTGCTCTATTCACCTCGAAATAAGGATTTTCTGTAGTAGCACCAATTAATACTAAAGTACCGTCTTCTGTGTAAGGTAAAAGCGCATCTTGCTGTGCCTTATTAAAACGATGGATCTCATCAATAAAAATAATCGTTTTCTTACCTGTCATGGAACGTTGTAACTTGGCATCTTCCACTGCTTTTATAATCTCTGCTTTTCCACTTGTCGTCGCATTAAGCACAATAAAATGTGCCTTAGTCGTATTGGCAATAACTTTAGCAATGGTTGTTTTACCTGTTCCAGGTGGGCCATAAAAAATAAGTGATTGCAA
Coding sequences:
- a CDS encoding DUF2500 domain-containing protein, which produces MMFSPFDNAMFTIVPIFIFLVFVLVFGTIIFALISSAKQWKKNNDSPVLSVDAVVVAKRTNLSHHHHDNMHNSSSTTYYITFEVDSGDRMELKVQGTEYGMLIEQDKGKLTFQGTRYLGFKRIQ
- a CDS encoding GNAT family N-acetyltransferase — encoded protein: MNLAFKKISEFDRGILYKLLLDGYSFDDRYRKCFEQDWIEFDNFFFDNLNIADKYGFITVLEDTPIGHISWDPRNMPEYVEIGHNCIASKYKGRGYGKRQLSEAIDRIMKYENLQKIIVGTNSNLIAPHNYESVGFQLVQRRDNNGDSSFSGDYLEYEITL
- the metA gene encoding homoserine O-acetyltransferase MetA, with the translated sequence MPIKVPNTLPAIEILQKEDIFVMDETRAISQDIRELKIAILNLMPTKQETEVQLLRLLSNSPLQIDITLVRPISHESKNTPSEYLETFYKTFDEIKNSNYDGMIITGAPVEQMDFEEVNYWSELSEMMEWSKKHVTSTFHICWGAQAGLYYHYGIPKYALDEKLFGIFEHTQVEDEKLLQGLDDYVYIPHSRHSEVKLEDITKCEELKLLLYSEEAGVGVVTSKDGKHIFITGHAEYDPLTLEQEYKRDLSKNLPIEMPKHYYKEDQMEKGVVVRWRSHAYTLFSNWLNYYVYQVTPFNLDEM
- a CDS encoding GTP pyrophosphokinase, with translation MEMQNWKRVLLPYNQAVDELKVKFKSIRKEFIALDEYSPIEFVTGRVKKISSILEKAQKKNIPLEEIEEKIEDIAGIRIMCQFVEDIYKVIDIIKARDRKDLVVVEERDYITNTKSSGYRSYHMIIKYPVQTGHGEKWIFAEIQIRTLAMNFWATIEHSLRYKYKQNMPKNIQERLNKAAEAAFLLDQEMAEIREEVLKCQESFQEESNLIGDIFSTIQAMGAKKNKKDMNEIYEIFWTLWEEGDMCKLKEFNESLAHTN
- a CDS encoding putative polysaccharide biosynthesis protein — translated: MSKKSLVTGTLILTLASLITRLLGFGFRIYQSQVMGAEGMGLYQLLFPIYMLLWAASSAGIAMAIAKMVAAEVSKGAEGNAIRVLKISLVISLPLSFVLSTSLFCFAPFIARYYIQEPVTELSLRILAACVPFMSTACCLRGYFQGHQEMSITALAQIVEQVGRMLIIYLLAGLMVPMGITYICALGVIGMCTGEVFSFMMSYIAFRIKKRHLTLTPATLPKKEAFNKLMALSIPVTANRFLTSGLQSFENILIPITLGQYGLSSSAALGLYGQFSGMALPLLFFPSMVTSSLATALVPAISEAVAMKNKALLQRTMSKAIQFSALIGIGATALFLTLPYEIAITCYGMKEVGQLLKWLAIICPFLYLQNILTGAMNGLGMQKQTFKTNVMGSLICIALILLMVPRRGIIGFVIAMLIQSGFVCSMLLSYVLKNIDLPVDIRNWIIRPSLAGILCSLITLTINKLYLIKLFSSSVSTILAVLILGGSYTLILFFIGCLSIKDVKSFLGSR
- a CDS encoding replication-associated recombination protein A; protein product: MDLFEYINEKKGNEDSPLASRMRPTKLSEIVGQHHLLEEDKLLYRAIKADKLQSLIFYGPPGTGKTTIAKVIANTTKAHFIVLNATTSGKAEIIKAVEDAKLQRSMTGKKTIIFIDEIHRFNKAQQDALLPYTEDGTLVLIGATTENPYFEVNRALISRSLVFELKPLETDDVKKIIKEAVYNKERGLGAYKADVTEDALDYLAMRTAGDARNALNAIELAVMTTSRSEDGIIHITISVLEECVQKKALHYDKKGDNHYDVISAFIKSMRGSDPQATAHYLARMIAAGEDPKFIARRIVICASEDVGNADPQALTVATQAMLAIERIGMPEGRIILSQAALYVAAAPKSNASYMAINAALSDVEHREIGTVPSHLRDSHYSGAKELNHGQDYLYAHDYPHHYVEQQYLPDALLGISYYHPTQEGYEKEIKKLMAERKGSI